One Aegilops tauschii subsp. strangulata cultivar AL8/78 chromosome 7, Aet v6.0, whole genome shotgun sequence genomic window carries:
- the LOC109734463 gene encoding probable carbohydrate esterase At4g34215 — MEPAAATMLPRALPILLLLAAAVTVSTERAPTLVFILAGQSNMGGRGGATVGNHWDGVVPPECAPSPRTLRLSPTLRWEEAREPLHAGVDVGNVVGVGPGMPFAHALLRSPACSRGAVVGLVPCAQGGTPIANWSRGSEMYDRMVTRARVAGAGTGRIAALLWFQGEADAMRREDALAYAGRMEAFVRDVRRDLAMPNLLVIQIGIATAQNQGKWLDLVRKEQRAVRLPNLKYVDAMGLPIASDITHLTTQAQVRLGKMLADAYIATL, encoded by the exons ATGGAGCCAGCGGCCGCGACGATGCTCCCTCGAGCACTACCCATTCTACTGCTGCTTGCGGCGGCCGTGACGGTGAGCACGGAGAGGGCGCCGACGCTGGTGTTCATCCTGGCGGGACAGTCCAACatggggggccggggcggcgccaCGGTGGGCAACCATTGGGACGGCGTGGTGCCGCCGGAGTGCGCGCCGTCCCCGCGCACGCTCCGCCTCTCGCCGACCCTCCGCTGGGAGGAGGCCCGCGAGCCGCTGCACGCCGGCGTGGACGTCGGCAACGTGGTGGGCGTGGGCCCCGGGATGCCGTTCGCGCACGCGCTGCTCCGCTCCCCGGCCTGCTCGCGCGGCGCCGTCGTGGGGCTCGTCCCCTGCGCGCAGGGCGGCACGCCCATCGCCAACTGGTCCCGCGGCTCGGAAATGTACGACCGGATGGTGACCCGCGCCCGCGTCGCCGGCGCAGGGACCGGCAGGATCGCGGCCTTGCTGTGGTTCCAGGGGGAGGCCGACGCCATGCGGCGCGAGGACGCGCTGGCCTACGCCGGGAGGATGGAGGCGTTTGTCCGGGACGTTCGCCGGGACCTCGCCATGCCCAACCTCCTCGTCATCCAG ATTGGGATCGCGACGGCGCAGAATCAGGGGAAGTGGCTGGACCTGGTGAGGAAGGAGCAGAGGGCGGTGCGGCTGCCGAACCTCAAGTACGTGGACGCCATGGGGCTCCCCATCGCCAGCGACATCACACACCTCACCACGCAGGCGCAGGTCCGGCTCGGCAAGATGCTCGCCGACGCCTACATCGCCACGCTCTGA
- the LOC109734479 gene encoding 7-deoxyloganetin glucosyltransferase, whose product MDTAGPAGEKPHVVCLPFPTQGHITPMMKLAKLLHCKGFHITFVATEYNHGRLIRSRGPSAAAGLAGFGFATIPDGLPSSHADATQDPASLAYSTMTTCLPHLQNLLAGLNSTSGVPPVTCVVADNLMSFAVDAARELGLPAALFWTASACGYMGYRNIRLLIDHGIIPLKDEEQLTNGFMDMPVDWAPGMSKHMRLKDFPTILRTTDRNDIALNFKLHHVEHAEAADAVIINTMDELEQPALDAMRAIIPAIYTIGPLNSLTDQIVPCMDPLHKVSSSLWNEDHSCLAWLNGRKSRSVVYMNFGSVTVMSNHELVEFAWGLANSGQDFLWIIRPDIVKSEAAVLPPEFSEATKDRGLVASWCDQEAVLRHDAVCVFLTHSGWNSTVEGLCGGVPMLCWPFFAEQQTNCRYKCLEWGVGMEIGDDVRREVVMKRIKEAVGGEKGREMKKRAAEWREVAIRSKETSSNNLDSLINDVLLSGKKTVSSFS is encoded by the exons ATGGACACCGCTGGACCGGCCGGCGAGAAGCCGCACGTGGTGTGCTTGCCGTTCCCGACCCAGGGACACATCACGCCGATGATGAAGCTGGCCAAGCTCCTGCACTGCAAGGGCTTCCACATCACCTTCGTCGCCACGGAGTACAACCACGGCCGCCTCATCCGCTCCCGCGGCCCGAGCGCCGCCGCGGGCCTCGCCGGCTTTGGCTTCGCCACCATCCCGGACGGCCTGCCCTCGTCACACGCCGACGCCACGCAGGACCCGGCGTCCCTCGCCTATTCCACCATGACCACCTGCCTCCCTCACCTGCAGAACCTACTTGCTGGCCTCAACAGCACATCCGGGGTGCCGCCGGTCACGTGCGTCGTGGCAGACAACCTCATGAGTTTCGCCGTGGACGCTGCGAGGGAGCTCGGCCTGCCGGCCGCGCTGTTCTGGACGGCCAGCGCCTGCGGCTACATGGGCTACCGCAACATCCGTCTTCTCATCGACCATGGCATCATTCCCCTCAAAG ATGAAGAGCAACTGACAAACGGGTTCATGGACATGCCGGTGGACTGGGCGCCTGGGATGAGCAAGCACATGCGGCTGAAAGACTTCCCAACCATCCTTCGCACGACAGACCGCAATGACATCGCGCTAAACTTCAAGCTACACCATGTGGAGCATGCCGAGGCCGCGGATGCGGTCATCATCAACACCATGGATGAGCTCGAGCAGCCGGCACTCGACGCGATGCGTGCCATCATACCGGCCATCTACACCATCGGTCCGCTCAACTCCCTCACCGACCAAATCGTCCCCTGCATGGACCCCCTGCACAAGGTAAGCTCCAGCCTCTGGAATGAAGACCACAGCTGCCTTGCGTGGCTCAATGGCAGGAAGTCCCGTTCTGTGGTGTACATGAACTTTGGGAGTGTAACCGTCATGAGCAATCATGAGCTGGTAGAGTTCGCGTGGGGGCTGGCCAACAGCGGCCAGGACTTCCTTTGGATCATCAGGCCGGACATCGTGAAGAGTGAGGCCGCCGTGCTGCCCCCTGAGTTCTCGGAGGCCACCAAAGACAGAGGCCTCGTGGCGAGCTGGTGCGACCAAGAGGCGGTGCTGAGGCATGATGCCGTTTGTGTGTTCTTGACGCACAGCGGGTGGAACTCGACGGTCGAGGGCCTCTGCGGTGGTGTGCCGATGCTGTGTTGGCCGTTCTTCGCCGAGCAGCAAACCAACTGCCGGTACAAGTGCCTCGAGTGGGGGGTGGGCATGGAGATCGGTGACGACGTGCGGCGGGAGGTGGTCATGAAGAGGATCAAGGAGGCAGTGGGCGGGGAGAAGGGTAGGGAGATGAAGAAGAGAGCGGCCGAGTGGAGGGAGGTGGCTATTCGGTCCAAGGAGACGTCGTCGAATAATCTTGATTCACTCATCAATGATGTGTTACTATCCGGTAAAAAAACAGTTAGCAGCTTTTCTTAA